The Carassius gibelio isolate Cgi1373 ecotype wild population from Czech Republic chromosome B14, carGib1.2-hapl.c, whole genome shotgun sequence genome has a segment encoding these proteins:
- the si:ch211-277c7.7 gene encoding uncharacterized protein si:ch211-277c7.7 yields the protein MAAFRKLLYVPRFDTQSPQTDKESLYNGENNKQHKLNEFPQEATPLLFLDVTSPEITPCFSKTVKTNQLLRLYANLRSTVNLRGSKGGKLRRTKRVTYDEGVGEQSQGDSSDAFGFPPRDVKADEMSRSRTKQDVLRTIKRMVEENRVIRERLLALRQQSRRK from the exons ATGGCAGCTTTCCGTAAATTACTCTACGTACCGCGCTTCGACACTCAGTCGCCTCAAACCGACAAGGAATCGCTATATAACGGCGAAAACAACAAACAGCACAAACTGAACGAGTTTCCTCAAGAGGCGACTCCCTTACTCTTCCTCGACGTTACAAGTCCCGAAATAACACCATGTTTTTCGAAAACGGTGAAAACAAACCAGCTTTTGAGGTTGTACGCCAATTTGAGATCAACTGTTAATCTGAGGGGATCGAAAGGCGGGAAATTACGGCGAACCAAACGCGTCACTTACGACGAAGGTGTAGGCGAACAGTCACAAG gggactcATCTGATGCTTTTGGATTCCCACCAAGAGATGTTAAGGCAGATGAAATG TCCCGATCCCGAACGAAACAGGATGTATTGAGGACAATCAAGAGAATGGTGGAGGAGAACAGGGTCATCAGAGAGCGGTTACTCGCCTTGAGGCAGCAGAGCCGAAGAAAATGA